A window of the Lactuca sativa cultivar Salinas chromosome 5, Lsat_Salinas_v11, whole genome shotgun sequence genome harbors these coding sequences:
- the LOC111921029 gene encoding uncharacterized protein LOC111921029: MASRLIHKATYEADNPFDVSLTESFQLLEPQLRPPFPLTILTQSEYSNLNRAILYGILCEPHLAEVHIKHLHGIVIDGYSLFTALLTRLVDELYSNLVENVKIQLLGVTSIMIRVSAIGIDGLLVALLRQTRGGDFSKANLWLCSELVTLFSIKWESLLEEQPLVLSSAMYVFLRLLADHCRVSSNSNLDTLKQKEIEFCIRVFKEQFHLCLKIGRDLIRLLQDLVHVPEFQEIWKDLLLFPGNFKTLGFSDISQIYQSRTSSRYFLLRLTPEMETHLRFLLTQVKLGSQTRYQIWFGKKFLNVQEKESVVIDIVRFICCAHHPSNKTILSNVIPRWAVIGWLLTCCSKNHVQANVKLALLYDFLFFHEEVDNIMNIEPAMLLMINSVPKYVDMTQNLLEFLFLLVDHYDVERKDLIVRGVLSALDVLERKGVVQSFDALTSCDLLSSVLKERLLKLLLSKNAVCRKVILPTTPELAHTAPSRASCEV, encoded by the coding sequence ATGGCATCTAGACTGATTCACAAAGCCACATATGAAGCTGATAACCCATTTGATGTGTCTCTAACAGAATCTTTTCAACTTCTGGAACCCCAATTGAGGCCCCCGTTTCCATTAACAATCCTTACACAATCTGAATACTCGAATCTCAACAGAGCTATTCTATATGGCATCCTATGTGAACCTCATTTGGCAGAAGTTCATATCAAACACTTACATGGCATTGTAATTGATGGATACAGTTTGTTTACAGCTTTACTTACCAGGTTAGTTGATGAATTGTATTCAAATCTTGTTGAGAATGTGAAAATACAATTACTTGGAGTCACTTCAATAATGATCCGTGTATCAGCTATTGGAATAGATGGTTTGTTAGTGGCTTTGTTGAGGCAAACTCGTGGTGGTGATTTTAGCAAAGCAAATTTGTGGTTGTGTTCTGAATTGGTTACTCTTTTCTCCATTAAATGGGAGTCTTTGCTGGAAGAACAACCATTGGTGTTATCAAGCGCCATGTATGTCTTTCTTAGGCTCTTGGCTGATCATTGTAGAGTTTCATCAAACTCAAATCTGGACACTTTGAAACAGAAGGAAATCGAATTCtgtattagggttttcaaggaaCAGTTCCATTTATGTTTGAAAATCGGAAGGGATTTGATTAGGCTTCTTCAAGACTTAGTTCATGTGCCTGAATTTCAAGAAATATGGAAAGATCTCTTATTGTTCCCTGgtaatttcaaaacattagggttttcagaTATTTCACAGATTTatcaatcaagaacttctagTAGGTATTTTTTACTTCGTCTTACCCCCGAAATGGAAACTCActtgcgtttcttgcttacacaAGTCAAACTCGGAAGTCAAACTCGATACCAAATTTGGTTTGGGAAGAAGTTTCTTAATGTCCAAGAAAAGGAGAGTGTTGTGATTGATATTGTTAGGTTTATCTGTTGTGCACATCACCCTTCTAATAAAACAATCCTATCAAATGTGATTCCTAGATGGGCTGTGATTGGTTGGTTGCTGACATGTTGTAGTAAGAATCATGTGCAAGCTAATGTGAAGCTGGCATTGTTGTATGACTTTCTTTTCTTTCATGAAGAAGTTGATAATATAATGAACATTGAGCCTGCAATGTTATTGATGATAAACTCGGTGCCTAAATATGTTGACATGACacaaaatcttttggagtttttaTTCCTTTTGGTGGATCATTATGATGTTGAAAGGAAAGATTTGATTGTTAGGGGCGTGTTATCGGCTCTTGATGTGCTTGAAAGAAAAGGTGTGGTGCAGTCGTTTGATGCTTTGACTAGTTGTGATTTGCTTTCTTCTGTACTTAAGGAGAGACTTTTGAAGTTGTTGTTAAGCAAAAATGCTGTCTGTAGAAAGGTTATTCTTCCAACAACCCCTGAGCTGGCCCACACTGCTCCTAGCAGAGCATCATGTGAGGTGTAA